From the Anguilla anguilla isolate fAngAng1 chromosome 6, fAngAng1.pri, whole genome shotgun sequence genome, one window contains:
- the LOC118230207 gene encoding trace amine-associated receptor 13c-like: MDILKHQDLNAPQFCFPSVNGSCIKISQTAAQFILYIFFVAGMIFTILGNLVVIISIAHFKQLHTPTNILVMSLAVADLLLGMVVMPFSMIRSVEGCWYFGDAFCLLHSSFDMFLTCASLFHLIFIAIDRYQAVCNPLHYSTRITIPIAWLMSALSWVIAGVYSYGLLYSKANVKGLEAHIASMYCLGNCILLFNSLWGVLDTLIAFFLPCSIMIGFYVKIFFVAREHVRKIGDMNHQKQLNEENKNKLSRSSERKAAKTLGIVMGVFILCWMPFFVNMIIDPYTNFSTPVIIFDVLVWLGYFNSTLNPIIYSLFYPWFQKALKLIVSLKILTPSSSNMNLFIER, from the coding sequence ATGGATATTTTGAAACATCAGGACCTCAATGCACCACAATTCTGTTTTCCATCAGTTAATGGATCCTGCATTAAAATCAGTCAGACTGCGGCTCAGTTTATcttgtatattttctttgtggCAGGAATGATTTTCACAATTCTTGGGAACTTGGTTGTCATCATCTCCATTGCACACTTTAAACAGCTCCATACACCAACAAACATACTGGTGATGTCTTTGGCAGTAGCAGACCTGCTACTTGGAATGGTTGTGATGCCCTTCAGCATGATAAGATCTGTTGAGGGCTGCTGGTACTTTGGAGATGCCTTCTGTTTACTGCACTCCAGTTTTGACATGTTCCTCACCTGTGCATCCCTTTTTCATCTGATTTTCATTGCCATAGACCGCTATCAGGCAGTGTGCAATCCACTGCATTATTCTACAAGAATAACCATCCCCATTGCATGGCTCATGAGTGCTCTGAGTTGGGTAATTGCAGGTGTATACTCCTATGGTCTTCTTTATTCGAAGGCTAATGTAAAAGGGCTGGAAGCACATATTGCATCGATGTATTGTTTGGGTAATTGCATTCTGCTATTCAATTCTTTGTGGGGGGTCCTGGATAccttaattgcattttttctgcCTTGCTCTATTATGATAGGTTtttatgtcaaaatattttttgtggccAGGGAGCATGTCAGAAAGATTGGAGACATGAATCATCAGAAGCAATTAAATGAGGAGAATAAGAACAAACTGTCTCGAAGTTCTGAGCGCAAAGCAGCAAAAACCCTGGGAATTGTTATGGGGGTCTTCATTCTTTGCTGGATGCCTTTCTTTGTGAACATGATAATTGATCCGTACACTAACTTTAGCACTCCTGTAATCATCTTTGACGTGCTTGTCTGGCTAGGTTACTTTAATTCTACTTTAAATCCTATAATCTACAGTTTATTTTATCCGTGGTTTCAAAAAGCATTAAAACTCATTGtctctttgaaaatattaactCCAAGTTCTTCAAATATGAATCTATTTATTGAAAGATAA
- the LOC118229326 gene encoding trace amine-associated receptor 13c-like, which translates to MDILKHQELNASQFCYPSVNGSCIKINQTWAAQFISYIFLVAGMIFTILGNLVVIISIAHFKQLHTPTNILVMSLAAADLLLGIVVIPFSMIRSVDGCWYFGDAFCLLHSSFDLFLTCASLFHLIFIAIDRYQAVCNPLHYSTRITIPIAWLMSALSWVIAGVYSYGLLYSKANVKGLEEHIASIYCFGSCILLFNSLWGVLDTLIAFFLPCCIMMGLYAKIFFVAREHVRKIGDMNHRKHLNEENKNKLSRSSERKAAKTLGIVMGVFILCWMPFFVNMIIDLYTNLSTPFIIVEVLFWLGYFNSTLNPIIYSLFYPWFQKTFKLIVSLKILNPSSSNMNLFIER; encoded by the coding sequence ATGGATATTTTGAAACATCAGGAACTCAATGCATCACAATTCTGTTATCCATCAGTTAATGGGTCCTGCATTAAAATCAATCAGACTTGGGCGGCTCAGTTTATCTCGTATATTTTCTTGGTGGCAGGAATGATTTTCACAATTCTTGGGAACTTggttgtcattatttccattgCACACTTTAAACAGCTCCATACACCAACAAACATACTGGTGATGTCTTTGGCAGCAGCAGACCTGCTACTTGGAATTGTTGTGATACCCTTCAGCATGATAAGATCTGTTGACGGCTGCTGGTACTTTGGAGATGCCTTTTGTTTACTGCACTCCAGTTTTGACCTGTTTCTCACCTGTGCATCCCTTTTTCATCTGATTTTCATTGCCATAGACCGCTATCAGGCAGTGTGCAATCCACTGCATTATTCTACAAGAATAACCATCCCCATTGCATGGCTCATGAGTGCTCTGAGTTGGGTAATTGCAGGTGTATACTCTTATGGTCTTCTTTATTCGAAGGCTAATGTAAAAGGGCTGGAAGAACACATTGCATCGATATATTGTTTTGGTAGTTGTATTCTGCTGTTCAATTCGTTGTGGGGGGTCCTGGATAccttaattgcattttttctgcCTTGCTGTATAATGATGGGTCTTtatgccaaaatattttttgtggccAGGGAGCATGTCAGAAAGATTGGAGACATGAATCATCGAAAGCATTTGAATGAggagaataaaaacaaactgtctCGAAGTTCTGAGCGCAAAGCAGCAAAAACCCTGGGAATTGTTATGGGGGTCTTCATTCTTTGCTGGATGCCTTTCTTTGTGAACATGATAATTGATCTGTACACTAACTTGAGCACTCCTTTTATCATAGTGGAAGTGCTTTTCTGGCTAGGTTACTTTAATTCAACGTTAAATCCTATAATCTACAGCTTATTTTATCCTTggtttcaaaaaacatttaaacttattgtctctttgaaaatattaaatccAAGTTCTTCAAATATGAATCTATTTATTGAAAGATAA